The genomic stretch TGAATTTCTCTTGGTGAATTTAATAATAAAAGTGATGTAAAATCTAGTCCAAAAAGAAAGGGAAAATAAGATGTTACAACCGAAAAAAACAAAACACCGTAAAACTTTTAGAATTAAACATGATAAAAGAGCGGCTTTCCGTGGAAAAACAGTTGCTTTTGGTGAATTTGGACTACAAGCTGTAACTTCTAATTGAATTACTGCCGCACAAATTGAGTCAGCGCGGATCGCTATTACTCGTCGTATGGGTCGTGAAGGTCAAGTTATTATTCGAATTTTCCCACACCAAGCGCTTACTTCCAAACCAATTGGTGTGCGGATGGGATCAGGAAAAGGTTCAACAGATAAATGGGTAGCAGTAGTTAAAACTAACACAGTAATGTTTGAAGTAAAAGGTGTCAAAGAAGAAATTGCCCGCGATGCACTTCGTTTAGGTGGTCATAAATTACCAGTTAAATGAAAAATATTATCAGCTGTAAGTGAGGAACAAAATGGAATTTAAAGAATTAAGAGCAAAATCAGCTACCGAATTAAAACAAATGTTAATTGAATATCGTTCTGAATTATTTACACTTCGTTTTAAAAATAAAACTCAACAATTAGATCAAAGTCACAAAATCGCTGATATTAAAAAAGATATTGCAAGAATTCTTACTGCACTAAAACAACTAGAATTAAGCAAAGAAGGTAGCAACTAATGAATACTAATCAATCAATTAAACGAAATGCTCGCAAAACTCTTGTTGGTCAAGTTATTGCTACTAAAAGAGAAAAAACAATTACAGTAGCTGTCGAAACACACGTAAAACATCGACTTTATGGTAAAAGATTTAAAAAAATTAAAAAATTTGCTACTCATGATGAAAACTCTATTGCCCAAGTTGGTGATCGGGTAAAAATTGTTGAAACTAGACCACTAAGCAAAACTAAATCATTTCGACTTGTCGAAATTTTGCACAAACAAGGAGATAATAAATAATGGTTCAAGAACAATCAAGATTAGTAGTAGCTGATAATTCAGGTGCTAAAATTGTTGGTGTTATTCGTAACTTAGGTGGTTCAGTCAAAAAAAATTCTAACATTGGTGACATCGTTGTTTGTTCAGTTAAAAAAGCAATTCCAAATGGAATTGTCAAAGAAGGTCAAGTAGTCAAAGGTATTATTGTTCGTAGTGTCTACGGAATTAAAAGAGCAAATGGCTCACATATTAAGTTTGATGACAACGCTGTTGTTTTAATCAAAGAAGATGGAACACCTCGTGGAACACGTGTTTTTGGTCCAATTGCACGTGAAATTAGAGATAAAGGTTACTTAAAAATTGTCTCACTAGCACCTGAGGTTTTATAAGAGGTAGATTATGAAAATTAGAAAAAATGATGAAGTAGTAGTCATTGCAGGTGATGATAAAGGCAAAGTTGGCAAAGTTTTAGAAGTTAATTCTAAAGCGCAAACTGTTATTGTCAAAGATGTTAACAAAGTTACCAAACACAAAAAACCTTCACAAGAGAACACACAAGGTGAAATTGTTGTCAAAGAAGCACCAATTCATGTTTCGAAAGTAGCAATTTTAGTTAAAAAAGCAAGCAAAGATAAACCAGCCGAATATAGCAAAATTGGTTTTCGTGTTGAAAATGGCAAAAAAGTTCGTTTTGCTAAAAAAACA from Mesomycoplasma conjunctivae encodes the following:
- the rplP gene encoding 50S ribosomal protein L16, giving the protein MLQPKKTKHRKTFRIKHDKRAAFRGKTVAFGEFGLQAVTSNWITAAQIESARIAITRRMGREGQVIIRIFPHQALTSKPIGVRMGSGKGSTDKWVAVVKTNTVMFEVKGVKEEIARDALRLGGHKLPVKWKILSAVSEEQNGI
- the rpmC gene encoding 50S ribosomal protein L29, yielding MEFKELRAKSATELKQMLIEYRSELFTLRFKNKTQQLDQSHKIADIKKDIARILTALKQLELSKEGSN
- the rpsQ gene encoding 30S ribosomal protein S17, producing MNTNQSIKRNARKTLVGQVIATKREKTITVAVETHVKHRLYGKRFKKIKKFATHDENSIAQVGDRVKIVETRPLSKTKSFRLVEILHKQGDNK
- the rplN gene encoding 50S ribosomal protein L14, encoding MVQEQSRLVVADNSGAKIVGVIRNLGGSVKKNSNIGDIVVCSVKKAIPNGIVKEGQVVKGIIVRSVYGIKRANGSHIKFDDNAVVLIKEDGTPRGTRVFGPIAREIRDKGYLKIVSLAPEVL
- the rplX gene encoding 50S ribosomal protein L24, coding for MKIRKNDEVVVIAGDDKGKVGKVLEVNSKAQTVIVKDVNKVTKHKKPSQENTQGEIVVKEAPIHVSKVAILVKKASKDKPAEYSKIGFRVENGKKVRFAKKTKKVI